In Aliiglaciecola sp. LCG003, a genomic segment contains:
- a CDS encoding PEP-CTERM/exosortase system-associated acyltransferase translates to MTEISEESISSHFSDYLRPVFSETQQHKNQSFEIRHQVYCEELHFEPERDDRLETDEFDKHALHCLIQHKSSELFAGTVRLIVSDNPSQLLPIELYCKEAIQRPDLFPDNFARNDICEISRLAVPAQFRRRKMDNYEGAAIGMINKEIYSETELRCFPFIAVGLYLSATSILLKKNINHCFVMVEPRLARSMRFVGLPFEQIGPVIDYHGKRAPYYIQPKQVEQNLKQDFKALLQNIDIELQPQI, encoded by the coding sequence ATGACTGAAATTTCAGAAGAAAGCATTTCTAGTCATTTCTCCGACTATTTAAGGCCAGTATTTTCAGAAACTCAGCAACATAAAAATCAGTCTTTTGAGATCCGTCATCAGGTTTATTGTGAAGAATTGCATTTCGAACCGGAGCGAGATGATAGATTAGAAACGGACGAGTTTGATAAGCATGCCCTGCATTGTCTGATTCAGCATAAATCCAGTGAGCTGTTTGCTGGCACCGTCAGATTGATTGTTTCAGATAACCCAAGTCAACTGCTGCCGATAGAACTATATTGTAAAGAAGCCATTCAGCGCCCTGACTTGTTTCCCGATAATTTTGCTCGGAATGACATTTGTGAAATTTCAAGATTAGCCGTTCCAGCCCAATTCAGACGTCGTAAAATGGATAATTACGAAGGGGCAGCGATAGGTATGATCAATAAAGAAATATACTCTGAAACAGAATTAAGGTGTTTCCCCTTTATTGCGGTAGGTTTATATTTGTCGGCCACTTCAATTTTATTGAAGAAAAATATCAATCATTGCTTTGTTATGGTTGAACCTCGTCTAGCCAGAAGCATGCGTTTTGTAGGATTGCCCTTTGAGCAAATTGGACCTGTCATTGACTACCACGGCAAAAGAGCTCCCTACTACATCCAACCTAAACAAGTTGAGCAGAATTTAAAACAAGACTTTAAAGCCTTATTACAAAATATTGATATTGAATTACAACCCCAGATTTGA
- a CDS encoding ThiF family adenylyltransferase, with translation MFDYKEAFSRNIGWMTDEEQEILRNSKVAIGGLGGVGGDHAIVCARLGIGNFHISDMDQYDLVNFNRQAGASMKTLGLEKSKVMEDILANINPESRVKNFDTGISDENLEDFLDGVDLYIDSLDIFAMDIRRKVFQRCYEKNIPCVTAAPMGMGTAVLVFMPGKMSFEQYFCLEGLNEEDKFYHLIMGLSPAMLQLSYLVDRTKVDFWHGKVPSTPMGISLAAGVLNSNVLKILLNRGEVLCAPHGWHVDAYKNKSKRTWRPWGNKNPIQKYIMFPMVKKAIGKPKPADIS, from the coding sequence ATGTTTGACTACAAAGAAGCATTTTCTAGAAACATTGGTTGGATGACTGATGAAGAGCAAGAAATTCTTCGCAACAGCAAAGTGGCTATTGGTGGTTTGGGAGGTGTCGGCGGTGATCACGCGATTGTTTGCGCCAGACTAGGTATTGGCAATTTCCATATTTCGGATATGGACCAATATGATTTAGTCAATTTTAATCGTCAGGCCGGTGCCTCCATGAAAACCCTTGGCTTAGAAAAATCTAAGGTAATGGAAGATATACTTGCCAATATCAACCCGGAATCTCGTGTAAAAAATTTCGACACCGGCATTAGTGATGAAAATTTAGAGGACTTTTTAGACGGTGTGGATCTATATATAGATAGCTTGGATATCTTTGCTATGGATATTAGACGAAAAGTGTTTCAACGTTGTTATGAGAAGAATATCCCTTGCGTCACCGCTGCTCCTATGGGAATGGGAACCGCAGTGCTAGTATTTATGCCTGGAAAAATGTCTTTTGAGCAGTATTTTTGTTTAGAAGGACTCAATGAAGAAGATAAGTTTTATCACTTAATTATGGGCTTATCGCCAGCAATGCTGCAACTAAGTTATCTAGTTGACAGAACGAAAGTCGACTTTTGGCATGGGAAAGTTCCATCGACCCCAATGGGAATTTCATTAGCGGCAGGCGTTCTAAATAGTAACGTATTGAAAATCCTGTTAAATCGTGGAGAAGTCCTGTGTGCCCCCCATGGATGGCATGTAGATGCTTACAAAAACAAATCCAAACGAACATGGCGTCCTTGGGGGAATAAAAACCCTATACAGAAGTACATCATGTTTCCCATGGTTAAAAAGGCCATAGGCAAGCCCAAACCAGCGGATATTAGCTAA
- a CDS encoding PEP-CTERM sorting domain-containing protein gives MNYKSLIAGMILATGSSVAMADAFYIDAGADFGDNLKNQAAGATTTGWLEQMSYNYSSSTLVTDADMNGPTAGDAITTTGGFISGPAAGANIANNAVAGFLPNQFGTESHNGFGNWGLTFQFELSGTLGPGLATDYNTGEITFYYFTPGFANTSEFVELFTLDFLSVTQSLGGPSLRTMISSVGAGMVNGIAAGDVLNFDKGSAADLVDQEIDGFGFVDFNTDPRFVTVIDNNDGTFTLAGNHDGSLSFQIPEPSSLAVLGLGLLGLAGAGRRRKN, from the coding sequence ATGAATTACAAGTCTTTAATAGCAGGGATGATTTTAGCAACTGGTTCTTCGGTAGCCATGGCTGATGCATTTTACATTGATGCAGGTGCTGATTTCGGTGATAACCTGAAAAATCAAGCTGCTGGTGCAACAACTACTGGTTGGTTAGAGCAAATGTCTTATAACTATTCGTCTTCAACATTGGTAACTGATGCTGATATGAATGGTCCAACTGCGGGTGATGCTATCACTACTACAGGTGGATTCATCAGTGGCCCTGCTGCTGGCGCTAATATCGCTAACAATGCCGTTGCTGGGTTTTTACCAAATCAATTCGGTACTGAAAGCCACAATGGTTTCGGTAACTGGGGTTTAACCTTCCAATTCGAACTATCTGGTACCTTAGGCCCTGGCTTAGCGACAGATTATAATACTGGTGAAATCACTTTCTATTATTTCACGCCAGGCTTTGCTAACACTAGCGAGTTTGTAGAATTGTTCACTCTTGATTTCTTGAGTGTGACACAGAGCTTAGGTGGTCCTTCGCTTAGAACTATGATTTCTTCAGTTGGTGCTGGTATGGTAAACGGTATTGCAGCTGGTGACGTATTGAACTTCGATAAAGGTTCTGCAGCTGATTTGGTTGATCAAGAAATTGACGGTTTCGGTTTTGTTGACTTCAACACTGATCCGCGTTTCGTGACAGTTATTGATAATAACGATGGTACCTTCACATTGGCTGGTAACCACGACGGTTCATTATCTTTCCAAATCCCTGAGCCTTCAAGCTTGGCGGTATTAGGTCTTGGTCTTTTAGGTTTGGCTGGCGCAGGTCGCAGACGTAAAAACTAA
- the prsT gene encoding XrtA/PEP-CTERM system TPR-repeat protein PrsT produces MNSIKKYGLLLATLALVACSQKTPTEYIEEAESAILENQSDKAIIVLKNALSSDPKNLKARFLLGSIYFSRGNAASAEKELKIAFDGGYFKNQVLPIYLGALDFLKKDQQIITIVERVTGLSAEAEAAAQTYKGLALFRQNEVSRAKLAIKRAAELAPQSSYSRLGRANHALQDGELNDALMILQELLTADPEFMQARLLQGQLSLRQKDYETAIQDFKAYNKQMPGDAQGNFLLIDALLQHQQYDEAEALITPLVEKLPDNPRLNEFVGVMKFNKNDYAGAKVAMEQAIANGSNAPRVRLIAGVAAYQQNKLEQAHSHLASIQNLLPTDHPGKRLFAEIQLRLGYSTDAAQTLSNLGGFDLSDARLFTQAGFDLVNKGNRQQAKKMLELAKKVEPSSSQEKTRLGMLKLSLNDRTGYQDLEEAIAEDPEAMQARLALAQSYVVQKNFDSAAEVAKQWISEQPDNITAFNLLAEIYTVSGQLELAKLTHKRALDVAPNNPTSLKFLAKEAEEQGNNKDALVLLERAAKENPEYLQASFEYLVAAQAQGSSQTKDALSLIKAIHEKDPNDLEKKLNYARALVLQSKPQQVLDVLTTVKAQPDLPVFYWKAQADSLLALNNPSDALNVYLKWQQLEPMRREPWLAAIVIYDGIRDLVGALDTVKRAQNFHQNDAEFKVMEVHYSLINGNVSVAQRLLNNLPAHVKSSNMVKGLQGQIYYAEKKFSKALPLLQAYYDESGDGRFVLYMAEVKKQLNEPQGATDLLEKHLQVRKLDLNTRARLAEMYMQEFPEKAIEHYVFLVEYLPENIIVLNNLGWLYGQTGETVKAVDYAEKAVALRPENPMMLDTLGVALLKNGDLKRALEVSKKAFDLQPSNQDYRIHYEAAQKANQ; encoded by the coding sequence ATGAATTCAATAAAAAAATATGGATTGTTATTGGCAACGCTTGCGTTGGTAGCCTGTAGCCAGAAAACCCCGACGGAATACATTGAAGAAGCAGAAAGTGCTATTTTGGAAAACCAGTCGGATAAAGCCATTATTGTGCTGAAAAATGCATTGTCCAGTGACCCGAAAAACCTAAAAGCGCGATTCTTACTTGGATCTATTTATTTTAGTCGTGGTAATGCCGCGTCAGCTGAAAAAGAGCTTAAAATTGCCTTTGACGGAGGCTACTTTAAAAATCAAGTATTACCTATATATCTCGGAGCGTTAGATTTTCTTAAAAAAGATCAACAAATAATCACTATTGTCGAACGTGTTACAGGATTGTCCGCAGAAGCCGAAGCCGCCGCGCAAACCTACAAAGGCTTGGCTCTGTTTAGACAAAACGAAGTATCTCGAGCAAAGTTAGCGATTAAACGTGCAGCAGAATTAGCCCCTCAGTCATCATACAGCCGACTCGGCCGTGCTAACCATGCATTACAGGATGGTGAACTAAATGATGCTTTGATGATCTTGCAGGAGTTATTAACGGCAGACCCTGAGTTTATGCAAGCACGACTGTTACAAGGGCAATTGAGTTTACGCCAAAAGGATTACGAGACAGCGATACAAGACTTTAAAGCCTATAATAAGCAAATGCCTGGTGACGCTCAGGGAAATTTCTTATTAATTGACGCGCTGTTACAACATCAGCAATACGATGAAGCTGAGGCATTAATTACGCCTTTAGTTGAAAAATTGCCTGACAATCCAAGACTCAATGAATTTGTCGGCGTAATGAAATTTAATAAAAATGACTATGCTGGCGCTAAAGTAGCTATGGAACAGGCAATTGCAAATGGTTCTAATGCACCTCGGGTCCGCTTAATCGCTGGAGTCGCTGCTTATCAGCAAAATAAACTTGAGCAAGCCCACAGTCATTTAGCTTCCATCCAGAATTTATTACCTACAGATCATCCCGGTAAACGCTTGTTTGCTGAAATACAGTTACGTTTGGGCTACAGCACAGATGCAGCTCAAACCCTGAGTAACCTTGGAGGCTTCGATCTTTCTGATGCTAGGCTATTTACTCAGGCCGGATTTGACTTGGTTAATAAGGGTAATAGACAGCAAGCTAAAAAAATGCTTGAGTTAGCAAAAAAGGTTGAACCAAGTAGTTCTCAAGAAAAAACCCGCTTGGGAATGCTAAAACTGTCGTTGAATGATAGAACTGGCTATCAGGATCTTGAAGAAGCGATAGCCGAAGATCCTGAGGCGATGCAAGCACGACTCGCTTTGGCTCAGTCATATGTTGTACAAAAAAACTTTGATAGCGCTGCAGAGGTCGCCAAGCAATGGATCTCGGAACAGCCAGATAATATCACCGCGTTTAATTTACTTGCAGAGATATATACAGTTTCCGGTCAGCTTGAACTTGCCAAGCTGACACACAAGCGGGCTTTGGATGTTGCGCCGAATAATCCGACCTCTCTTAAGTTTTTAGCGAAGGAAGCTGAAGAACAGGGTAACAATAAAGATGCCTTAGTATTACTTGAACGAGCAGCTAAGGAAAATCCAGAATATTTGCAAGCATCATTTGAGTATTTAGTGGCGGCTCAAGCGCAAGGTTCCTCACAAACAAAAGATGCTCTGAGTCTGATAAAGGCTATCCATGAAAAGGATCCTAATGACTTAGAGAAGAAGCTGAATTATGCTCGTGCGCTAGTTTTGCAGTCTAAACCTCAACAAGTGCTCGATGTTCTAACTACTGTTAAAGCCCAACCTGATTTACCGGTATTTTACTGGAAAGCACAAGCAGACAGCCTGTTAGCTTTAAATAATCCATCGGATGCATTAAACGTGTATTTGAAATGGCAACAGTTGGAACCCATGCGCAGAGAGCCTTGGCTGGCGGCTATCGTTATTTATGATGGTATTAGAGATTTAGTTGGCGCGCTGGATACGGTTAAACGGGCGCAGAATTTTCATCAAAATGATGCTGAGTTTAAGGTGATGGAAGTTCATTATAGTTTGATCAATGGCAATGTATCAGTGGCTCAGCGGTTATTAAATAATCTTCCTGCCCATGTTAAGTCAAGCAACATGGTTAAAGGCTTACAGGGACAGATTTATTATGCAGAGAAAAAATTCTCTAAAGCGCTTCCTCTGCTGCAGGCTTACTATGATGAAAGCGGTGATGGGCGGTTCGTTCTTTATATGGCTGAAGTCAAGAAGCAATTAAATGAGCCACAAGGCGCAACTGATCTATTAGAGAAGCATTTACAAGTTCGGAAATTAGATCTTAATACAAGAGCAAGATTAGCCGAAATGTATATGCAGGAATTCCCTGAAAAAGCAATTGAACACTATGTATTCTTAGTTGAGTATTTACCGGAAAATATAATTGTACTAAACAATTTAGGCTGGCTGTACGGGCAAACAGGGGAGACAGTTAAAGCGGTGGATTATGCAGAAAAAGCGGTAGCGCTGCGACCTGAAAACCCTATGATGCTGGATACTCTAGGTGTCGCATTATTGAAAAATGGTGATCTGAAAAGAGCATTAGAAGTTAGTAAAAAAGCATTTGATTTGCAGCCAAGTAACCAGGACTATCGAATACATTACGAAGCGGCTCAAAAAGCGAATCAATAA
- the wecC gene encoding UDP-N-acetyl-D-mannosamine dehydrogenase gives MAFEKVSVVGLGYIGLPTAAVIASRGIEVIGIDVSKQAVDTINQGKVHIVEPDLDMVVQAAVTMGKLRASLTPEAAQAFMIAVPTPFKEDKQPDLSYIEKAAEAIAPVLEKGNLVILESTSPVGATEKLTGWLQTLRPDLYFPGHPSHEPDMYVAHCPERVLPGRVLEELVSNDRIIGGMSAACSEKAIELYKIFVRGNCISTNARTAEMAKLTENSFRDVNIAFANELSVICDELSINVWELIALANRHPRVNILTPGPGVGGHCIAVDPWFIVASAPESARMIRTAREVNDGKPEYVINKVKQAADEFKRPVIACLGLAFKPDIDDLRESPALGITQKLAELGVGRILAVEPNIHQLPAKLEGSKIELVSLDTAIQQANIVLVLVNHKQFKVLDKSHFNTKVLIDSSGLIS, from the coding sequence ATGGCATTTGAAAAAGTTTCAGTAGTAGGGTTGGGTTATATAGGCTTGCCGACGGCGGCCGTAATAGCATCTAGAGGCATCGAAGTTATCGGCATCGATGTATCCAAACAGGCAGTCGACACCATCAACCAGGGAAAAGTTCATATTGTTGAGCCGGATTTGGACATGGTCGTTCAAGCTGCTGTCACTATGGGGAAATTGCGCGCCTCATTGACTCCTGAAGCTGCCCAAGCATTTATGATTGCGGTGCCAACTCCGTTCAAGGAAGATAAACAGCCTGATTTGAGTTACATCGAAAAAGCGGCAGAAGCTATAGCTCCGGTGCTTGAAAAAGGTAATTTGGTGATCCTTGAATCCACGTCTCCGGTGGGCGCAACGGAAAAGCTCACAGGTTGGTTGCAAACACTACGGCCTGATTTGTATTTTCCTGGCCATCCTTCACATGAGCCAGACATGTACGTTGCCCATTGTCCTGAGCGGGTGTTACCCGGCCGTGTATTGGAAGAGTTAGTCTCTAATGATCGTATTATTGGCGGAATGTCTGCGGCATGTAGCGAAAAAGCCATTGAGCTATATAAGATTTTTGTCCGCGGAAATTGTATTTCTACTAATGCAAGAACTGCAGAAATGGCGAAGTTGACAGAGAATAGCTTTCGCGACGTCAACATAGCCTTCGCCAATGAGCTGTCTGTCATTTGTGATGAGCTAAGCATAAATGTATGGGAGTTGATTGCGCTAGCAAATCGTCACCCCAGAGTTAATATTCTGACTCCTGGGCCTGGTGTTGGCGGTCATTGTATTGCTGTAGACCCTTGGTTCATCGTGGCCTCAGCTCCTGAGTCTGCGCGTATGATCCGTACCGCAAGAGAAGTCAATGATGGCAAGCCTGAATATGTGATCAACAAAGTGAAACAGGCTGCAGATGAATTCAAACGTCCCGTTATTGCTTGTTTAGGGCTGGCATTTAAACCTGATATCGATGACCTTCGGGAAAGCCCTGCACTTGGAATTACGCAAAAGCTTGCTGAGTTAGGTGTTGGTCGTATTTTGGCTGTTGAACCTAATATTCATCAGTTACCGGCTAAACTCGAAGGCAGCAAAATCGAGCTTGTGAGCTTAGATACGGCCATTCAACAGGCAAATATTGTGCTTGTATTAGTCAATCACAAACAATTTAAAGTATTAGACAAGTCTCATTTCAATACCAAAGTATTAATCGATTCAAGTGGGCTTATTTCTTAG
- the wecB gene encoding UDP-N-acetylglucosamine 2-epimerase (non-hydrolyzing), whose amino-acid sequence MTTKKVMLVFGTRPEAIKMAPLALALKNDSRLDVSVCVTAQHRQMLDQVLELFTLTPDYDLDLMQPGQDLYDITTRALLGLRDVFSEAKPDLVLVHGDTTTTFAASLAAFYQRIAVGHVEAGLRTGDIYSPWPEEINRKLTGSLTQLHFAPTEKAQANLLAEGVAPQSVFVTGNTVIDALVQVADKVKNDLELNRQMSEKFSFLDPQKKLILVTGHRRESFGGGFENICRALRTLSEKPDVQVLYPVHLNPNVQEPVNRLLADTDDVFLIEPQEYLPFVYLMSRAHIILTDSGGVQEEAPSLGKPVLVMRDTTERPEAVEAGTVKLVGTDYQTIVEQAELLLDDSGAYEKMSFAHNPYGDGKACQRIRDIIVNN is encoded by the coding sequence ATGACAACAAAAAAAGTAATGTTGGTTTTTGGTACTCGTCCAGAAGCAATTAAAATGGCTCCGCTAGCACTAGCGTTAAAAAATGATAGTCGCTTAGATGTATCGGTTTGTGTCACGGCACAGCATCGCCAAATGCTTGACCAGGTCTTGGAGTTGTTTACCTTAACACCAGACTATGACTTAGATTTAATGCAGCCAGGTCAAGATTTGTACGATATTACCACACGAGCACTACTAGGCCTTAGAGACGTGTTCAGCGAAGCAAAGCCTGATTTGGTGCTAGTACACGGAGATACCACTACCACCTTTGCCGCATCGCTGGCTGCGTTTTATCAACGTATTGCTGTTGGGCATGTTGAAGCTGGACTGCGGACCGGTGATATATACAGTCCTTGGCCAGAAGAAATTAATCGTAAATTGACCGGGTCATTGACACAACTGCATTTTGCGCCAACTGAAAAAGCCCAAGCAAACCTATTAGCAGAAGGTGTGGCGCCACAAAGTGTATTTGTGACAGGCAACACTGTGATTGACGCACTAGTGCAGGTGGCGGATAAAGTAAAAAATGACCTAGAACTGAATCGCCAAATGTCAGAAAAGTTCTCGTTCTTGGATCCACAGAAAAAATTGATTTTGGTGACTGGGCATCGCCGGGAAAGCTTTGGTGGCGGCTTTGAAAATATTTGTCGTGCATTGAGAACCCTATCAGAAAAGCCTGATGTGCAAGTGCTATATCCCGTTCACCTTAATCCAAATGTGCAAGAGCCCGTCAATAGGCTGCTGGCCGATACCGACGATGTATTTTTAATCGAACCACAGGAATATTTGCCCTTTGTATATTTGATGAGTCGCGCCCATATCATTTTGACAGACTCAGGTGGAGTGCAAGAAGAAGCCCCGTCGCTAGGCAAACCCGTGCTAGTCATGCGCGATACAACCGAGCGACCAGAAGCCGTTGAAGCAGGTACAGTTAAACTAGTTGGTACCGATTATCAGACTATAGTAGAGCAGGCCGAATTGTTGTTAGACGATTCTGGCGCATATGAGAAGATGTCATTTGCCCATAATCCGTATGGAGATGGCAAAGCCTGTCAGCGGATACGCGATATCATCGTCAATAATTAA
- a CDS encoding acyl carrier protein, protein MNIAASVKEILIDVLQLSSDSEFDEDTALLGAIPEFDSMAVVTVLTAIEDTFGIEIDDDEISADIFETFGALCAFVEEKVQ, encoded by the coding sequence ATGAATATAGCCGCTTCGGTGAAAGAAATTTTAATTGACGTACTGCAATTATCAAGTGACAGCGAGTTTGATGAAGATACCGCTTTATTAGGTGCCATACCTGAGTTCGATTCAATGGCTGTGGTAACAGTGTTAACGGCCATCGAAGATACCTTTGGTATCGAAATAGATGATGATGAAATCAGTGCTGATATTTTTGAAACATTCGGTGCACTTTGCGCCTTTGTAGAAGAAAAAGTACAGTAA
- a CDS encoding acyl-CoA ligase (AMP-forming), exosortase A system-associated has product MVTFFDELVSKSSVQHGSRSALIHKQNTLSYAELDEQISKTAIGLTGLGLNRHDRVAVFLPKVPETIISLFAISRAFGVFVPVNSVLKAPQVQHILNDCDVKILITSSDRLKALDPILAACPALQHIILIDKLPATFNHQINTVLLHQLPAMSLPELTRADNDMAAILYTSGSTGKPKGVVLSHRNIVAGALSVSQYLNNDHQDVLLALLPLSFDYGLSQVTTAFISGATCVLLDYLLPGDVVKTIEKHQVTGLAAVPPLWQQLMKVNWPESATQQLRYFTNSGGAMPLVTLNKLRETFSNADPYLMYGLTEAFRSTYLHPSKVDERVGSMGKAIPNAEIMVVREDGSECDVDEPGELVHRGPHVSLGYWNDHAKTAERFKPVPTKLNGLVLSEMAVWSGDTVKRDKDGYLYFVGRKDEMIKTSGYRVSPMEVEEACYQAADEVAEAVATGVNDLELGQAVVLLLVLKDDVTTTQKDILAKCKKAMPNFMHPKYVEFRTTLPRNPNGKVDRSLLSKEVKEKYQNG; this is encoded by the coding sequence ATGGTAACATTTTTCGATGAGTTAGTATCAAAATCCTCAGTCCAGCATGGCTCTAGAAGCGCTTTGATACATAAGCAAAATACGCTGAGTTACGCGGAATTAGATGAACAAATTAGCAAAACGGCCATAGGCTTGACGGGGTTAGGCCTAAATCGGCATGACCGAGTTGCTGTGTTCCTTCCCAAAGTACCTGAAACTATCATTAGCTTATTTGCCATAAGTCGGGCATTCGGCGTGTTTGTGCCAGTTAATTCGGTCCTGAAAGCCCCCCAGGTTCAGCACATTTTGAATGATTGTGATGTCAAAATTTTAATCACCAGTAGTGATCGGCTAAAAGCACTTGACCCGATATTGGCTGCTTGTCCCGCCTTGCAGCATATTATCTTGATAGATAAATTACCGGCGACTTTCAATCACCAAATTAACACGGTTTTGTTACACCAATTACCTGCTATGTCTTTGCCCGAACTCACTCGTGCAGATAACGATATGGCGGCGATTTTGTATACCTCAGGAAGCACGGGAAAACCCAAAGGTGTAGTGCTTTCCCACCGCAATATAGTGGCGGGTGCACTGAGTGTCTCTCAGTATTTAAATAACGATCACCAAGATGTGTTACTGGCTCTTTTGCCTCTGAGTTTTGACTATGGTTTAAGCCAAGTAACCACAGCATTTATTAGTGGTGCGACTTGCGTATTGCTGGATTATTTACTTCCCGGCGATGTGGTTAAAACCATTGAAAAACATCAAGTTACTGGATTAGCCGCGGTTCCACCTTTATGGCAGCAGTTGATGAAAGTGAATTGGCCCGAGTCAGCCACCCAACAGTTGCGCTACTTTACCAATTCAGGCGGCGCTATGCCCTTAGTTACACTGAATAAATTACGGGAAACCTTTAGCAATGCTGACCCATACCTAATGTATGGGCTTACCGAAGCCTTTCGCAGTACCTATTTGCATCCGAGTAAAGTAGATGAGCGAGTAGGCTCTATGGGTAAAGCTATCCCCAATGCTGAAATAATGGTGGTACGAGAGGATGGCAGCGAGTGTGATGTCGACGAACCGGGTGAGTTGGTTCACCGTGGTCCTCATGTTAGTTTAGGCTATTGGAATGACCATGCCAAAACCGCTGAGCGCTTTAAACCGGTTCCGACTAAATTAAATGGCCTAGTACTGTCGGAAATGGCGGTCTGGTCTGGCGATACCGTAAAGAGAGATAAAGATGGTTACCTCTATTTTGTTGGTCGCAAAGATGAAATGATTAAAACATCGGGCTATCGAGTCAGCCCTATGGAAGTAGAAGAAGCCTGCTATCAAGCTGCTGATGAAGTGGCAGAAGCAGTGGCAACAGGTGTAAATGACTTAGAATTAGGTCAAGCGGTGGTGCTGCTTTTAGTCTTAAAAGATGATGTGACAACCACTCAGAAAGACATCTTGGCCAAATGTAAAAAAGCTATGCCTAATTTTATGCATCCTAAATATGTAGAGTTTCGGACGACATTGCCGCGCAATCCTAATGGAAAAGTCGACCGCAGCTTGTTAAGCAAAGAAGTAAAGGAAAAATACCAAAATGGCTAA
- a CDS encoding pyridoxal-dependent decarboxylase, exosortase A system-associated: protein MAKPAPVHTIMDQFEVSEQQILVGGKNLDLISAILDKPVFYAYDQAIVKKQIALFHQHMPSTIKLHYAIKANPYPALVQAMRDWVAGFDVASQKEMLLAIQTGMPVEDISFAGPSKQESEIKAAICAGVTLHVESELELSRAISIGQNLGIKPIVAFRVNPAFELKASGMKMGGGPKQFGIDEERLLELLPALDYTTMSFRGFHIYWGSQNLKVEAIQDAHNNTFALAQKLIDATPVEVKTVNIGGGFGIPYFAGEERLDLTPIGTNLRHLLDTYPQLAAIELIIELGRFLVAEAGIYASKITDKKVSRGHTYLMTNGGLHHHLSNSGNFGQVIRKNYPVAIGNKMGADSSSEAVTAVGPLCTPLDTLADKMHLTDPQIGDWLVVFQSGAYGPTASPQDFLGHPHVHEILL, encoded by the coding sequence ATGGCTAAACCCGCGCCAGTACATACAATAATGGATCAATTTGAAGTCAGTGAGCAACAGATTTTAGTGGGTGGTAAAAACCTTGATCTAATCTCTGCAATATTAGACAAGCCGGTGTTTTACGCTTATGACCAAGCCATTGTAAAAAAACAAATAGCGCTTTTTCACCAACACATGCCATCAACCATAAAGCTTCATTATGCAATAAAAGCCAATCCCTACCCCGCTCTAGTGCAGGCTATGCGTGACTGGGTTGCAGGGTTTGATGTGGCGTCACAAAAAGAAATGTTGTTAGCTATTCAAACTGGCATGCCGGTAGAAGACATCAGCTTTGCTGGTCCCAGTAAACAAGAATCTGAAATAAAAGCAGCTATTTGTGCAGGGGTCACCTTACACGTGGAGTCAGAACTGGAACTATCAAGGGCAATCTCTATTGGTCAAAACCTTGGTATTAAACCCATAGTAGCATTTCGCGTTAATCCAGCATTCGAGCTTAAAGCCTCGGGCATGAAGATGGGCGGAGGACCCAAGCAGTTTGGTATTGACGAAGAGCGCTTATTAGAGCTTCTGCCGGCCCTTGATTATACTACTATGTCATTCCGCGGATTTCATATCTATTGGGGCTCTCAGAACCTTAAGGTTGAGGCCATACAGGATGCACACAATAATACCTTCGCGTTAGCCCAGAAATTGATTGATGCCACCCCTGTTGAGGTTAAAACAGTCAATATCGGCGGTGGATTTGGGATCCCTTATTTTGCAGGAGAAGAAAGACTAGACCTTACCCCCATAGGCACAAATTTACGGCATTTATTAGACACTTACCCCCAATTGGCAGCCATTGAATTGATCATTGAGCTTGGCCGTTTTTTGGTCGCTGAAGCTGGAATCTATGCGAGTAAAATTACCGATAAAAAGGTCTCCCGCGGACACACCTATCTGATGACCAACGGCGGGCTGCATCACCATCTGTCCAATTCTGGTAACTTCGGACAGGTAATTCGTAAAAACTATCCCGTTGCAATTGGCAATAAAATGGGTGCTGACAGCTCAAGCGAAGCCGTCACTGCAGTCGGACCCTTATGCACCCCATTAGATACCTTAGCGGACAAAATGCATCTCACGGATCCACAAATTGGTGATTGGCTAGTTGTTTTCCAATCAGGGGCTTACGGCCCTACCGCAAGTCCTCAAGATTTCCTTGGTCACCCACACGTACACGAAATTTTATTATAA